The proteins below are encoded in one region of Litorilinea aerophila:
- a CDS encoding glycosyltransferase: MAEFWAFLWSWQGQQWGILAYLAVLLANALLNVLTLPRLGRSPQAGNEPGAWPTVSLLVPARNEEATIERCVRSLLAQDYPAFDLWVLDDNSTDRTPAILARLAGQDARFQVRRGTPPPAGWLGKPWACHQLAQHATGQVLLFVDADTWHEPAMVRAVVGTLLHHQADLLSALPRQHVESWAERLTVPLIPWCLLTHFPLWAARWTGGRRFAVGVGQVLAMPRASYRRLGGHAGVRQQVTEDMALAQRVARGGGRWLLCDGTGVAHCRMYRTPAQVWEGFGRNLYAVFGGHLPLYLFVWLWLTLVLMGPWVALALGEARGFSPPLALLALAIQAGTWALTLWRLNLPPRLLGLFPLVHGAMVLVAFHSLGQGLTRRTRWKGRAVHVPP, encoded by the coding sequence ATGGCTGAGTTCTGGGCGTTCCTCTGGTCCTGGCAGGGGCAACAGTGGGGCATCCTGGCCTATCTGGCCGTCCTCCTGGCCAACGCCCTCCTCAACGTCCTTACCCTGCCCCGGCTGGGTCGGTCTCCCCAGGCAGGAAACGAGCCTGGGGCCTGGCCCACCGTCTCCCTGCTGGTGCCGGCCCGCAACGAAGAGGCGACCATCGAGCGCTGTGTGCGCTCCCTCCTGGCCCAGGACTACCCGGCCTTCGACCTGTGGGTGCTGGACGACAACTCCACCGACCGGACCCCGGCAATCCTGGCCAGGCTGGCCGGGCAGGATGCCCGCTTTCAGGTGCGCCGGGGCACACCGCCGCCTGCGGGGTGGCTGGGCAAGCCATGGGCCTGCCACCAACTGGCCCAGCACGCCACCGGCCAGGTGCTGCTCTTCGTGGACGCGGACACCTGGCACGAGCCGGCAATGGTGCGCGCCGTGGTGGGCACCCTGCTCCACCACCAGGCGGACCTGCTCTCCGCCCTGCCCCGCCAACACGTGGAGAGCTGGGCGGAACGGTTGACCGTGCCCCTGATTCCCTGGTGTCTCCTGACCCACTTTCCCCTCTGGGCGGCCCGGTGGACGGGTGGACGGCGGTTCGCCGTCGGGGTAGGACAGGTGCTGGCCATGCCCCGGGCGTCCTACCGCCGACTGGGGGGCCACGCCGGGGTGCGCCAACAGGTGACCGAGGACATGGCCCTGGCCCAGCGGGTGGCCCGCGGGGGTGGACGCTGGCTGCTCTGCGATGGCACCGGGGTTGCCCATTGCCGCATGTACCGGACGCCCGCCCAGGTATGGGAGGGCTTCGGCAGAAACCTCTACGCCGTCTTCGGCGGCCATCTGCCCCTGTACCTGTTTGTCTGGCTCTGGCTGACGTTGGTGCTGATGGGGCCGTGGGTGGCCCTGGCCCTGGGGGAGGCGAGGGGATTTTCGCCGCCCCTGGCCTTGCTGGCCCTGGCCATCCAGGCCGGGACCTGGGCGCTCACCCTCTGGCGGCTGAACCTGCCCCCCAGGCTCCTGGGGCTCTTCCCCCTGGTCCACGGGGCCATGGTGCTGGTGGCCTTTCACTCCCTGGGTCAGGGCCTGACCCGCCGAACCCGCTGGAAGGGCCGTGCCGTTCATGTGCCGCCGTAG
- a CDS encoding glycerol-3-phosphate acyltransferase, producing the protein MMPGLWVLVAFLLGSLPFAVWLGRLAGVDPRTVGDGNPGATNAWMAGGWRLGVPVLVLDFSKAALPVAVARQLWRWDGGWLVAMALAPVLGHRFSPFLRGRGGKGLAALFGVWTGLTLAEGPLAMGLAMAVALLGLRWRDGWAVLTGMGAVAADGVLRAWPAEYWAIWLALTLWLAWAYRRDLQGPLRRPTLGGGHG; encoded by the coding sequence ATGATGCCCGGACTCTGGGTACTCGTTGCCTTTCTGCTGGGCAGTCTGCCCTTCGCCGTCTGGCTGGGAAGGCTGGCCGGCGTAGATCCCCGCACGGTGGGCGACGGCAACCCCGGCGCGACCAACGCCTGGATGGCCGGCGGCTGGCGGCTGGGCGTGCCCGTGCTCGTGCTGGATTTCAGCAAGGCCGCCCTGCCCGTGGCCGTGGCCCGGCAGCTCTGGCGGTGGGATGGGGGTTGGCTGGTGGCGATGGCCCTGGCCCCGGTCCTGGGCCATCGCTTCTCGCCCTTCCTGCGCGGACGGGGTGGCAAAGGGCTGGCGGCACTCTTTGGCGTGTGGACCGGTCTCACCCTGGCCGAGGGGCCGCTAGCCATGGGGCTGGCCATGGCCGTAGCCCTGCTCGGCCTGCGCTGGCGGGACGGCTGGGCCGTGCTGACGGGCATGGGGGCCGTGGCGGCAGATGGCGTGCTGCGGGCCTGGCCGGCCGAATACTGGGCCATCTGGCTGGCGTTGACCCTCTGGCTGGCCTGGGCATATCGACGGGATCTGCAGGGGCCGCTGCGGCGCCCCACCCTGGGAGGCGGCCATGGCTGA
- a CDS encoding four helix bundle protein: MAKIRDHRELVVWQKAMDAAMQVFEVTRAFPLEERYSLTDQMRRASRSVAAQIAEGWRRRRYRAAFINKLSEAEGEAAEMQTHIEIARRCGYLSDPVAAELDTVYNEILSMLVSMSKHIEKWTP, encoded by the coding sequence ATGGCGAAGATTCGGGATCATCGGGAATTGGTGGTCTGGCAGAAGGCGATGGATGCCGCCATGCAGGTCTTCGAAGTCACGCGTGCTTTTCCGCTCGAAGAGCGCTACTCGCTGACCGACCAGATGCGCCGCGCCTCACGTTCGGTGGCCGCCCAGATCGCCGAAGGCTGGCGCCGACGCCGCTATCGCGCGGCTTTCATCAACAAACTGAGCGAAGCCGAAGGGGAAGCCGCCGAGATGCAAACGCATATCGAAATTGCCCGCCGCTGCGGCTACCTCAGCGACCCGGTGGCGGCGGAGCTGGACACCGTTTACAATGAAATTCTTTCCATGCTCGTCAGCATGAGCAAGCACATCGAAAAATGGACGCCATGA
- a CDS encoding tryptophan-rich sensory protein: MKSKLMPWLVILTTLLTLAVNVLATTLPLNGLDTGQISDQFDVYFVPAGYVFSIWGLIYLGMIAFTVYQALPAQRENPRLQGIRGWFILSNLANATWLFLWHYQQFPLTLLAMGTLLASLLAIYLHLRPNRYQATRLERWAVDIPFSIYLGWITVATIANVTSVLDYVGWSGWGLSEEGWMVVMLAVVVVLAWAMGLRERDAAYLAVLVWALAGIGVKFPDAGVVTLATWTAVGLVALAFIWALWTGARYRPREV, encoded by the coding sequence ATGAAATCCAAACTCATGCCCTGGCTGGTCATCCTGACCACTCTGCTCACCCTGGCCGTCAACGTGCTGGCCACCACCCTGCCCCTCAACGGCCTGGACACGGGCCAGATCTCCGACCAGTTCGACGTCTACTTCGTGCCTGCCGGCTATGTCTTCTCCATCTGGGGTCTCATCTATCTGGGGATGATCGCCTTTACCGTCTACCAGGCTTTGCCGGCCCAACGGGAAAACCCCCGCCTCCAGGGCATACGGGGCTGGTTCATCCTGTCCAACCTGGCCAACGCAACCTGGCTCTTCCTCTGGCACTACCAGCAGTTTCCCCTCACCCTCCTGGCCATGGGCACGCTGCTGGCCTCCCTGCTGGCCATCTACCTGCACCTGCGCCCCAACCGATACCAGGCCACCCGCCTGGAACGGTGGGCCGTGGACATCCCCTTCAGCATCTACCTGGGCTGGATCACCGTGGCCACCATCGCCAACGTCACCTCCGTGCTGGACTACGTGGGCTGGTCGGGCTGGGGGCTTTCCGAGGAAGGGTGGATGGTGGTCATGCTGGCTGTGGTGGTTGTGTTGGCCTGGGCCATGGGCCTGCGGGAGCGGGATGCCGCCTACCTGGCGGTCCTGGTCTGGGCCCTGGCCGGCATCGGCGTGAAGTTCCCCGACGCCGGCGTGGTGACCCTGGCCACGTGGACGGCCGTGGGGCTGGTGGCGCTGGCCTTCATCTGGGCCCTGTGGACGGGCGCCCGCTACCGCCCTCGGGAGGTGTGA
- a CDS encoding DUF1722 domain-containing protein has translation MRIWDLHPGYLDRQRLLGEHRELHGLASVHLHGKKGYAAHPETRRWAGCLGALAVRHELLVAEMALRGYRHHSPLLIQPDPTCWPGYLDTPARQLALLAGKYTAGEQGRIPLPRHLQQAWAQHKYSVLARDPNAYRSFGRRAAEPRNALDEEFLHELIQLLRQPPTRGGVQNAIDHMWGHVAQYATPTERHAAGQDLATRWHLTQRLARDHAEDYLWHSTALSEMTFWLTWL, from the coding sequence ATGCGCATTTGGGATCTTCACCCCGGCTATCTTGACCGGCAGCGCCTGTTGGGCGAACACCGGGAGCTCCATGGCCTGGCCTCGGTGCATCTGCATGGCAAGAAGGGCTATGCCGCCCACCCCGAGACGCGGCGCTGGGCCGGCTGCCTGGGCGCGCTGGCCGTACGCCACGAGCTGCTGGTGGCGGAGATGGCGCTGCGGGGCTATCGCCACCACTCGCCCCTGCTCATCCAGCCGGATCCCACCTGCTGGCCGGGTTATCTGGACACGCCGGCCCGTCAGTTGGCCCTGCTGGCAGGTAAGTACACCGCCGGGGAACAGGGGCGCATCCCCCTGCCCCGCCATCTCCAACAGGCGTGGGCACAGCACAAGTATTCCGTGCTGGCCCGGGATCCCAACGCCTACCGCTCCTTCGGGCGCCGGGCGGCAGAGCCCCGCAACGCCCTGGACGAGGAGTTCCTCCACGAATTGATCCAACTTTTGCGCCAGCCGCCCACCCGGGGCGGGGTGCAAAACGCCATCGACCACATGTGGGGGCACGTTGCCCAATACGCCACCCCCACAGAACGGCATGCCGCCGGACAGGACCTGGCCACCCGATGGCACCTGACCCAGCGGCTGGCCCGTGACCATGCCGAGGACTACCTCTGGCACTCCACCGCACTGAGCGAGATGACCTTCTGGCTGACGTGGCTGTGA
- a CDS encoding helicase-related protein: protein MNPGSIAKVRDRFWVLLPSDDPEVILLRPLTGATDETVALHRRLSELLGYSLPTERLQPATFPPPEPEPLGDAGGARLLWQAARLTLREGASPLRALGRISIRPRTYQFVPLLMALRQDPVRLLIADDVGVGKTIEALLIARELWERGEIRRLAVLCPPYLCDQWQQELQDKFNLEAVVIRSGTVRQLERHKPATATIYEHYPVQVISIDFIKTERNRHAFLQNPPDLVIVDEAHGATQTGSSSHQQRHDFVSRLAANPTRHLILLTATPHSGIESAFQSLLGLLKPEFGQWDINNIPDGKLTELARHFVQRTRRDIERDWEGAICFPRRIPEDRTYALSPAYRDLFNRAYDFCAEIIRTGQNLEERRRRVRYWGALSLLRCVMSSPAAALAALEVRHERLVDLEDNAEVDFRGFVFEDDQDRTEDEQPTSLLEQADSALEEGERRRLRSLGRAAAQLLQGDADAKRIGLVETVDELLREGHHPIVWCRFVATAEYVADALQQALAAAYPDLDVACITGRQADEERRARIAQIPVERPHVLVATDCLSEGINLQEKFTAVVHYDLPWNPNRLEQREGRVDRFGQTAETVKVVRYYGRDNPVDGVVIDVLLDKAREIHQTLGTYVPVPEDSESVTEAVLNALFLRSGYRQDAQQLTFDFIPAEVNVLHASWQRDAERERVTRTRFAQRALKPKEVQRELEAADAVLGDPNAVRDFVLEATNRLGLPLLADRKQADVWHIPLTGLPPNLPDAVRFALPESKADRWTVSFTSPTPAGAAYLGRNHPFVAALARFIFEAALNGREVSGVTRCGALAADLPQPATLYLLRVRYLVHQPGGQELFAEEVRVLGRTADSWLDEAAALDLLNAQPAANLPADEKRRAVAQALQSWDGLQPEVEVRLQNRAAELAEAHKRVRRAMKAGVRGLRVEPKRPADLLGVLVLLPADERGRA, encoded by the coding sequence ATGAACCCCGGCTCCATCGCCAAAGTTCGAGACCGGTTTTGGGTGCTCTTACCCTCCGATGATCCCGAAGTCATTTTGCTGCGCCCGCTGACCGGCGCCACCGACGAGACCGTAGCCCTGCACCGCCGCCTGAGCGAGCTGCTGGGTTACAGCCTACCGACCGAACGCCTGCAGCCGGCCACTTTTCCACCGCCAGAACCAGAACCTCTCGGCGATGCCGGCGGTGCGCGGCTGCTCTGGCAAGCGGCCCGCCTGACCCTGCGTGAGGGTGCCTCCCCGCTGCGGGCGCTGGGGCGCATCTCCATCCGGCCCCGCACCTACCAGTTCGTCCCCTTGCTGATGGCATTGCGACAGGATCCGGTGCGCCTGCTGATCGCCGATGACGTGGGCGTAGGCAAGACCATCGAAGCCCTCCTGATCGCCCGGGAGCTGTGGGAACGGGGCGAGATCCGGCGCCTGGCCGTGCTCTGCCCGCCCTATCTGTGCGACCAGTGGCAGCAAGAGCTGCAGGACAAGTTCAATCTAGAGGCCGTGGTCATCCGCTCCGGCACAGTGCGGCAATTGGAGCGCCACAAGCCGGCCACGGCCACCATCTACGAGCACTATCCGGTGCAGGTCATCAGCATCGACTTCATCAAGACCGAACGCAACCGGCACGCCTTCCTGCAGAACCCGCCCGACCTGGTGATCGTGGATGAGGCCCACGGGGCTACCCAAACCGGCAGTAGCTCCCACCAGCAGCGCCACGACTTCGTCTCCCGCCTGGCGGCCAACCCCACCCGCCATCTGATCCTGCTCACAGCCACCCCGCACAGCGGCATCGAATCCGCCTTCCAGTCTCTGCTGGGGTTGCTCAAGCCAGAGTTCGGCCAGTGGGACATCAACAACATCCCCGATGGGAAGCTGACCGAGCTGGCGCGGCATTTCGTCCAGCGGACCCGGCGGGATATCGAACGTGACTGGGAAGGCGCCATCTGTTTTCCCCGCCGTATCCCCGAAGACCGCACCTACGCGCTTTCCCCGGCCTACCGTGATCTTTTCAACCGGGCCTACGACTTTTGCGCCGAAATTATCCGCACTGGACAAAACCTGGAAGAGCGCCGTCGCCGGGTACGTTACTGGGGCGCGTTGAGCTTACTCCGCTGTGTGATGTCCAGCCCGGCTGCGGCCCTGGCCGCGCTGGAGGTCCGCCATGAGCGCCTGGTCGATCTGGAGGACAACGCGGAAGTAGATTTCCGCGGCTTCGTCTTTGAAGACGACCAGGACCGCACCGAAGACGAGCAACCCACGTCGCTGTTGGAACAGGCCGATTCGGCCCTGGAGGAAGGCGAACGCCGCAGGCTGCGCAGCCTGGGCCGGGCGGCCGCCCAGTTGCTACAGGGCGACGCCGACGCCAAGCGTATTGGGCTGGTGGAAACCGTGGATGAGCTACTGCGCGAGGGCCATCACCCCATCGTCTGGTGCCGCTTTGTGGCCACCGCCGAATACGTGGCCGACGCCCTGCAACAGGCGCTGGCCGCGGCCTATCCCGACCTGGACGTGGCCTGTATCACCGGTCGCCAGGCCGACGAAGAGCGCCGCGCCCGCATTGCCCAAATCCCCGTCGAGCGGCCCCATGTGCTGGTGGCCACCGACTGCCTCTCCGAGGGCATCAACCTGCAGGAGAAGTTCACCGCGGTGGTGCACTACGACCTGCCCTGGAACCCCAACCGCCTGGAGCAGCGCGAAGGCCGGGTGGACCGCTTCGGCCAGACCGCCGAGACGGTCAAGGTGGTGCGCTACTACGGCCGCGACAACCCGGTGGATGGCGTGGTGATCGACGTGCTGCTGGACAAGGCCCGGGAGATCCACCAGACCCTGGGCACCTACGTCCCCGTGCCCGAGGACAGCGAGAGCGTGACCGAAGCCGTACTCAACGCGCTCTTCCTGCGCAGCGGCTACCGACAGGACGCCCAGCAATTGACCTTCGACTTCATCCCCGCGGAAGTCAACGTGTTGCACGCATCCTGGCAACGGGACGCCGAGCGCGAGCGCGTCACCCGCACCCGCTTCGCCCAGCGCGCCCTGAAGCCCAAAGAAGTCCAGCGCGAATTGGAAGCGGCCGACGCCGTGCTCGGCGACCCGAACGCGGTGCGCGATTTCGTGTTGGAGGCGACCAACCGCCTGGGGCTGCCTCTGCTGGCCGACCGCAAGCAGGCCGACGTCTGGCACATCCCGCTCACCGGCCTGCCGCCGAACCTGCCGGACGCAGTCCGCTTTGCCCTGCCCGAAAGCAAGGCCGACCGCTGGACGGTCAGTTTCACCTCGCCCACACCCGCCGGGGCGGCCTACCTGGGACGCAACCACCCCTTCGTGGCTGCGCTGGCACGCTTCATTTTTGAAGCCGCCCTCAACGGCCGGGAGGTCTCCGGGGTGACCCGCTGCGGCGCGCTGGCAGCCGACCTGCCCCAGCCTGCCACCCTCTACCTGCTACGTGTGCGCTATCTGGTCCACCAACCGGGCGGTCAGGAACTGTTCGCCGAAGAGGTGCGGGTGCTGGGGCGCACCGCCGATAGCTGGCTGGACGAAGCCGCGGCCCTGGACCTGCTGAACGCCCAGCCCGCCGCCAACCTGCCCGCGGACGAAAAGCGTCGGGCCGTGGCGCAGGCACTCCAGTCCTGGGACGGCTTGCAGCCCGAGGTCGAAGTGCGCCTCCAGAACCGCGCGGCCGAATTGGCCGAGGCCCACAAACGGGTGCGCCGGGCCATGAAAGCCGGGGTCCGCGGCCTGCGCGTGGAGCCGAAACGACCCGCCGACCTGCTGGGCGTGCTGGTCCTGTTGCCGGCGGATGAGAGGGGGAGAGCATGA
- a CDS encoding PPOX class F420-dependent oxidoreductase has protein sequence MRLEIFDGHQYLNLETFRKDGRGVKTPVWFVREGDALYVWTQADSGKVKRIRRSGRVRIAPSDARGNPLGEWLEARAQIQATPEAIRHVQGLMAAKYGLLFHGFRLLGKLRRVRYVTLRLTLPGEDAQPSP, from the coding sequence ATGCGCCTGGAGATCTTCGACGGTCACCAATACCTCAACCTGGAAACCTTCCGCAAAGACGGCCGGGGCGTGAAGACGCCGGTCTGGTTCGTGCGAGAAGGGGACGCCCTCTACGTCTGGACCCAGGCGGACTCGGGCAAGGTGAAGCGCATCCGTCGCAGCGGCCGAGTGCGCATCGCGCCCAGCGACGCCCGGGGCAATCCCCTGGGCGAGTGGCTGGAGGCCCGGGCCCAGATCCAGGCCACGCCGGAGGCCATCCGCCATGTGCAGGGGCTGATGGCGGCCAAATACGGCCTGCTCTTCCACGGCTTTCGCCTGCTGGGCAAACTCCGCCGGGTACGGTACGTCACGTTGCGGCTCACCCTGCCAGGCGAGGACGCGCAGCCCAGCCCATGA